From one Gossypium hirsutum isolate 1008001.06 chromosome D08, Gossypium_hirsutum_v2.1, whole genome shotgun sequence genomic stretch:
- the LOC107930004 gene encoding ethylene-responsive transcription factor ERF027: MADPNNPTNVPQLNQSSQRPVLLSLDQHSLITTNSHTCQNPSPACHGLPPPTPRKANMASASSPSGKHPLYRGIRRRSGKWVSEIREPRKTTRIWLGTYPTPEMAAAAYDVAALALKGAEAFVNFPASVASYPLPASISSADIRKAAAAAALLKKAESNGIEIDLGSGHPHPAKKEEMTSTEEYMDEDVFLNLPNLLVDMAEGLLVSPPRLSSTPSDDSPENSDGESLWSY, encoded by the coding sequence atggctgaCCCTAATAATCCTACCAACGTGCCTCAATTAAACCAGTCTTCCCAGCGACCCGTACTATTATCCTTAGACCAACATTCCCTCATCACAACAAATAGTCACACGTGCCAGAACCCATCTCCCGCGTGTCACGGATTACCTCCTCCTACTCCTCGGAAAGCCAATATGGCCTCAGCTTCCTCGCCCTCCGGGAAACACCCATTGTATCGTGGAATCCGGCGCCGTAGCGGCAAATGGGTGTCTGAAATCCGTGAACCACGCAAAACTACTCGTATATGGCTGGGTACATACCCAACGCCTGAAATGGCTGCTGCTGCCTATGATGTGGCTGCCCTAGCCTTAAAAGGTGCGGAGGCTTTTGTTAACTTCCCTGCCTCTGTTGCTTCTTATCCGCTTCCTGCTTCTATATCATCGGCTGATATACGTAAAGCGGCTGCCGCTGCTGCTTTACTTAAAAAGGCGGAAAGTAATGGTATTGAGATTGATCTAGGATCAGGTCATCCTCATCCTGCCAAAAAAGAAGAAATGACGTCCACAGAAGAATATATGGACGAGGATGTCTTTCTAAACCTTCCTAATTTGCTGGTGGACATGGCGGAGGGACTGCTGGTGTCGCCACCAAGATTAAGCTCGACGCCATCGGATGATTCGCCGGAGAATTCTGATGGAGAAAGCTTGTGGAGCTATTGA